The following are from one region of the Eubacterium sp. MSJ-33 genome:
- the rnc gene encoding ribonuclease III, with the protein MEMEESLSELETLIGYSFQDKKYLETAITHKSFVNEKMIGRYMSYERYEFLGDAILEFIVSKYLFEHYPDMPEGDLSKLRSSLVCEFTLSKIARDLKLGEHARFSKGEQQTGGANRDSILCDLFESVLGAIYLDGGLKQAATYVKNFLLQDIEHKQRFHDAKSKLQEYVQKHKLDLTYELLAEEGPDHNKQFTVRVVLNGKEMSRKVAHSKKTAEQYAAFETLEMLHQSTKKR; encoded by the coding sequence ATGGAGATGGAAGAATCACTCAGTGAATTAGAAACGCTGATTGGATATTCTTTTCAGGATAAAAAATATTTAGAAACAGCAATTACACATAAATCTTTTGTGAATGAAAAGATGATTGGACGATATATGTCCTATGAGCGATATGAGTTTTTAGGCGATGCGATTTTGGAGTTTATCGTCAGTAAATATTTGTTTGAACATTATCCGGACATGCCGGAGGGAGATCTTTCAAAGCTTCGTTCCAGTCTGGTATGTGAGTTTACATTGTCTAAGATTGCCCGGGATTTGAAACTCGGAGAACATGCGCGTTTTAGTAAGGGCGAACAGCAGACGGGTGGTGCAAACAGGGATTCTATCTTATGTGACTTGTTTGAATCTGTGTTGGGTGCAATCTATCTGGATGGAGGATTAAAACAGGCAGCAACTTATGTTAAAAACTTTTTGTTACAGGATATTGAACATAAACAGCGATTCCATGATGCAAAATCGAAGCTGCAGGAATATGTGCAGAAACATAAGCTGGATCTTACATATGAACTGCTGGCAGAAGAAGGACCGGATCACAATAAGCAATTTACGGTGCGTGTTGTCCTGAATGGAAAAGAAATGTCTCGTAAGGTGGCGCATTCAAAAAAAACAGCAGAGCAATATGCTGCATTTGAAACACTGGAAATGCTGCACCAGTCGACGAAAAAAAGGTAA